A window of the Pseudomonas sp. B21_DOA genome harbors these coding sequences:
- a CDS encoding nuclear transport factor 2 family protein: protein MSNPTYVQEYNAIVAVLSQYNEGGAKADSTVMKPAFNEQATMFGVDGDKLVGGAIQNLYDVIDNSFRPSPEAKAAIVRIDIVGTAASARIDTDNVSGYRFTDFFNLLKVEGKWTIVSKIYHTHPTT, encoded by the coding sequence ATGAGCAATCCAACTTACGTCCAGGAATACAACGCGATCGTTGCTGTTCTGAGTCAGTACAACGAAGGTGGTGCCAAGGCTGACAGCACTGTGATGAAGCCCGCGTTCAATGAGCAAGCAACCATGTTTGGCGTCGACGGCGACAAGCTCGTCGGCGGCGCGATCCAGAATCTGTACGACGTCATCGACAACTCTTTCCGCCCATCTCCCGAAGCCAAAGCCGCGATCGTTCGCATCGACATCGTAGGCACTGCCGCCAGTGCGCGCATTGATACTGACAATGTTTCGGGATATCGATTCACCGACTTCTTCAATCTGCTGAAGGTAGAAGGCAAGTGGACGATCGTCAGCAAGATTTACCACACCCATCCGACCACTTGA
- a CDS encoding cupin domain-containing protein — MIQRKPNATDVIAALNLQPHVEGGYYRRTYQADHRDYLETQRGPRYLLTSIYYLLTEQSPVGQFHFNQSDILHYFHLGDAIEYHLIHADGSLQTLVIGSDVLAGQQLQLHVPGGIWKASRLLEGSNGFGLISEAVSPGFDFADMEIGDRTKLTTQFPQHRALIEKLTRDDG, encoded by the coding sequence ATGATTCAGCGTAAGCCGAATGCTACAGATGTGATTGCTGCGCTGAATCTACAGCCTCATGTCGAGGGCGGTTATTACCGCAGAACCTATCAAGCTGATCACCGTGATTACCTCGAAACGCAGAGAGGCCCGCGATATCTGCTGACTTCGATCTACTATCTGCTCACTGAGCAATCGCCGGTGGGCCAGTTTCATTTCAACCAGTCCGACATCCTGCATTATTTCCACCTTGGCGACGCCATCGAATACCACTTGATCCACGCAGATGGCTCATTGCAAACGCTGGTGATAGGCAGCGATGTTTTGGCTGGTCAGCAACTGCAGTTGCACGTACCGGGTGGAATTTGGAAAGCCTCTCGGTTACTGGAAGGCTCAAACGGCTTTGGCTTGATCAGCGAAGCGGTTTCGCCTGGGTTTGATTTTGCCGATATGGAAATCGGTGATCGCACAAAACTGACGACGCAGTTTCCGCAGCATCGAGCGCTGATCGAAAAGCTGACGCGTGATGATGGATGA
- a CDS encoding FecR family protein: MRVAPSEETREVARAAAQWLALLESGGASDEDHARLQHWRSSDSRHENAWQKIQQLRQRFAGLPPTLAMATLDRPDPARRAALKRALGVAALVPAVWLIGRELPLEVWRADMHTSTGERRKVQLAQGSSLQLNTDSAVNVDLPARQLTLIRGEMGLSVAGDAAFIVNAPYGRMIVNHSDISVRLNARNCQVCVLRGSVQLQPLHGPALVLKQGQQVSLQASGAGAVTAFDALMPGWRDGVLMAQNQPLGDFLRELSRYRSGVLRWDPALESLRITGSFRLDDTDQVLALLAASLPVDVQTRTRFWVSLVPRAEKLAEACPFFRLAGHSRQVNKIESFFQCPQYFQVVCVRCCS; this comes from the coding sequence ATGCGCGTTGCCCCCAGCGAGGAAACGCGGGAAGTAGCACGAGCGGCGGCGCAATGGCTGGCCTTGCTTGAATCCGGCGGTGCCAGCGATGAAGATCACGCGCGATTGCAGCATTGGCGTAGCAGCGACAGTCGCCACGAGAACGCTTGGCAGAAAATCCAGCAGCTTCGCCAGCGTTTCGCAGGTTTGCCGCCGACACTGGCCATGGCCACGCTGGACCGGCCGGATCCGGCGCGGCGCGCGGCGCTCAAGCGTGCTTTGGGCGTGGCCGCGCTGGTGCCGGCGGTGTGGTTGATCGGACGCGAACTGCCGCTGGAAGTGTGGCGCGCCGATATGCACACCAGTACCGGTGAGCGGCGCAAAGTGCAATTGGCACAGGGTTCTTCATTGCAACTCAACACCGACAGCGCGGTGAATGTCGATCTGCCTGCACGTCAGTTGACGCTGATTCGTGGGGAAATGGGACTCAGCGTGGCGGGCGATGCGGCCTTTATCGTCAACGCGCCTTATGGGCGGATGATCGTCAATCACAGCGACATCTCGGTGCGCCTGAATGCACGCAATTGCCAGGTCTGCGTGCTGCGCGGTTCGGTGCAATTGCAGCCGCTGCACGGCCCGGCGCTGGTATTGAAGCAGGGCCAGCAAGTCAGCCTGCAAGCTTCGGGCGCGGGAGCGGTGACGGCGTTCGATGCATTGATGCCGGGTTGGCGCGACGGCGTGCTGATGGCGCAAAACCAGCCGCTGGGTGATTTCCTTCGCGAGCTGAGTCGCTACCGCTCGGGTGTGTTGCGCTGGGATCCGGCGCTGGAATCGCTGCGCATCACCGGCAGTTTCCGCCTCGACGATACCGATCAAGTGCTGGCACTGCTGGCAGCCAGTTTGCCCGTCGACGTGCAAACGCGAACGCGATTTTGGGTGTCACTGGTACCGCGTGCAGAAAAACTGGCTGAAGCCTGTCCCTTTTTTCGCCTCGCTGGTCATTCCAGGCAAGTGAACAAAATCGAGAGCTTCTTCCAATGCCCGCAGTATTTCCAGGTCGTTTGCGTCCGTTGTTGCAGTTGA
- a CDS encoding sigma-70 family RNA polymerase sigma factor translates to MIEATSPSEQSLQQLYREHRGWLETWLRRRMGNAWDAADLSQDTFLRVLCNAPPLAELREPRAYLLTVGKRLLSNFYTRRHLEKAYLDALAQMPEACAPSPEQRWLLLETLQALDELLDGLPRAVRRAFLWSQLEGLGYREIAERLQVSERTVKRYMAQAYEHCLLVEL, encoded by the coding sequence ATGATTGAAGCCACGTCACCGTCGGAGCAGAGCCTGCAGCAGTTGTACCGCGAGCACCGCGGCTGGCTGGAAACCTGGCTGCGCCGGCGCATGGGCAACGCGTGGGATGCGGCTGACCTGAGTCAGGACACCTTTCTGCGCGTCCTGTGCAACGCACCGCCACTGGCCGAGTTACGCGAGCCGCGCGCGTATTTGCTCACTGTCGGCAAACGCCTGCTGAGCAATTTCTACACGCGACGCCATCTGGAAAAAGCCTACCTCGACGCCTTGGCGCAAATGCCGGAAGCGTGCGCACCGTCGCCGGAACAGCGCTGGTTGCTGCTGGAGACCTTGCAGGCGCTGGATGAATTGCTCGATGGCTTGCCGCGAGCGGTGCGCCGGGCATTTCTTTGGAGTCAACTCGAAGGCCTTGGCTACCGCGAGATCGCCGAGCGCTTGCAAGTTTCTGAACGGACCGTCAAACGTTACATGGCCCAGGCGTACGAGCATTGCCTGCTGGTGGAGCTGTAA
- a CDS encoding helix-turn-helix domain-containing protein — MTTCNPLQVQAFNTADVAEQIRATPGWVQHYQQMSPGHFAGQIRYLDLQGVEVYEEQMNTRVEQNFSAPSGALAFCFDRSDNALYLLNEESRNIWITPENYREIAVVFGPDFVREHGLQVAKLEGLFMAPLNCGQNALFSGWLSSILTKLSQAADPLDKDRLTQQLLEDCLFILDNAHTGLDRGGLQRRNDERQIMKRVGEWAADSPEDTVNLLELSHVAGVPLRQLQQAFKAYTGMTPSHWLRLRRLNSAHRELLKRRPSETTVAEVAMRWSFWHLGRFSSSYHALFKELPSETLKR; from the coding sequence ATGACAACGTGCAATCCGCTTCAGGTACAAGCGTTCAATACCGCCGACGTGGCCGAGCAAATCCGCGCCACACCGGGCTGGGTCCAGCATTACCAACAGATGTCGCCGGGGCATTTCGCCGGGCAGATTCGTTATCTCGATCTGCAGGGCGTCGAGGTTTACGAGGAGCAGATGAACACCCGGGTCGAGCAGAATTTCAGCGCGCCATCCGGGGCGCTGGCGTTCTGCTTTGATCGCAGCGACAACGCGCTGTACCTGCTCAACGAAGAGAGCCGCAACATCTGGATCACCCCGGAGAACTACCGGGAAATCGCCGTGGTATTTGGTCCGGACTTCGTCCGCGAGCACGGTTTGCAAGTAGCGAAACTCGAAGGGTTGTTCATGGCGCCGCTAAACTGCGGACAGAACGCTTTGTTCAGCGGCTGGTTAAGCTCGATTCTCACGAAGTTATCGCAAGCTGCTGATCCACTTGATAAAGATCGCCTGACGCAGCAGTTGCTTGAGGACTGCCTGTTCATCCTTGATAACGCTCACACCGGTCTGGATCGTGGCGGATTACAGCGGCGCAATGACGAACGCCAAATCATGAAGCGAGTAGGGGAGTGGGCGGCTGATTCGCCGGAAGACACGGTCAATCTACTCGAACTTTCTCACGTTGCCGGCGTACCGCTGCGCCAGCTGCAACAGGCTTTCAAGGCTTACACCGGGATGACCCCGAGCCACTGGTTGCGCCTCAGGCGGCTGAACAGTGCGCACCGTGAATTGCTCAAGCGCAGGCCTAGCGAAACCACCGTTGCGGAAGTGGCGATGCGCTGGTCGTTCTGGCATCTGGGGCGGTTTTCCAGCAGTTACCACGCGCTGTTCAAGGAGCTGCCGAGCGAAACGCTCAAGCGCTGA
- a CDS encoding glutamine synthetase family protein — MNAPFDQLFTWLKDHKITEVECVVSDLTGIARGKIAPTNKFLHERGMRLPESVLLQTVTGDFVDDDIYYDLLDPADIDMVCKPVSDAVYVIPWAIEPTAIVIHDTFDKFGNPIELSPRNVLKKVLQLYTDKGWKPIVAPEMEFYLTQRCEDPDLPLKAPLGRSGRAESGRQSFSIDAANEFDPLFEDVYDWCELQGLDLDTLIHEDGPAQMEINFRHGDALDLADQITVFKRTLREAALKHNVTATFMAKPIGDEPGSAMHLHQSVVEIATGQPIFADAEGNMSELFRHHIGGLQKYIPKVLPMFAPNVNSFRRFLPDTSAPVNVEWGEENRTVGLRVPTSGPESMRVENRLPGADANPYLAIAASLLCGYIGMVEKIEPSAAVEGRAYERRNLRLPITIEEALTQMEECPKVAEYLGSKFVRGYVAVKRAEHENFKRVISSWEREFLLLSV, encoded by the coding sequence ATGAACGCCCCTTTCGATCAGCTGTTCACCTGGCTGAAAGATCACAAGATTACCGAAGTCGAATGCGTGGTCAGCGACCTGACCGGCATCGCCCGCGGCAAGATTGCACCGACCAACAAGTTCCTGCATGAGCGCGGCATGCGCCTGCCGGAGAGCGTGCTGCTGCAAACGGTAACCGGGGATTTTGTCGACGACGACATCTATTACGACCTGCTCGACCCGGCCGACATCGATATGGTGTGCAAACCGGTTTCCGATGCCGTCTACGTCATTCCGTGGGCAATCGAGCCGACTGCCATCGTCATCCACGACACCTTCGACAAGTTCGGCAATCCGATCGAACTGTCGCCGCGCAATGTGCTGAAGAAAGTCCTGCAGCTCTACACCGACAAGGGCTGGAAGCCGATTGTCGCGCCGGAAATGGAGTTCTACCTGACCCAACGTTGTGAAGATCCGGACCTGCCGCTCAAGGCGCCGCTGGGTCGTTCGGGCCGTGCGGAGAGCGGGCGTCAGTCATTCTCCATCGATGCCGCCAACGAATTCGATCCGCTCTTCGAAGACGTCTACGACTGGTGCGAACTGCAAGGCCTGGATCTCGACACGCTGATCCATGAAGACGGCCCGGCGCAGATGGAAATCAACTTCCGCCACGGCGATGCGCTGGATCTGGCCGACCAGATCACCGTGTTCAAACGCACCCTGCGCGAAGCGGCGCTCAAGCACAACGTCACTGCGACATTCATGGCCAAGCCGATCGGCGACGAGCCGGGCAGCGCCATGCACCTGCACCAGAGCGTGGTCGAGATCGCGACGGGTCAGCCGATCTTCGCCGATGCCGAGGGCAACATGAGTGAACTGTTCCGTCATCACATCGGTGGGCTGCAGAAGTACATCCCGAAAGTCCTGCCGATGTTCGCGCCCAACGTCAATTCGTTCCGCCGCTTCCTGCCGGACACCTCGGCACCGGTCAACGTCGAATGGGGCGAGGAGAACCGCACGGTTGGCCTGCGAGTGCCGACTTCGGGCCCTGAATCGATGCGCGTGGAGAACCGTTTGCCCGGAGCCGACGCCAACCCTTATCTGGCGATTGCCGCGAGCCTGCTGTGCGGTTACATCGGCATGGTCGAGAAGATTGAGCCAAGCGCAGCGGTCGAAGGCCGGGCCTACGAACGGCGCAATCTGCGCTTGCCCATCACCATCGAAGAAGCCCTGACGCAAATGGAAGAGTGCCCGAAGGTCGCTGAGTACCTGGGCAGCAAATTCGTCCGCGGGTATGTGGCAGTGAAGCGCGCCGAGCACGAAAACTTCAAACGCGTCATCAGCTCGTGGGAGCGCGAATTCCTGCTGCTCAGCGTCTGA
- a CDS encoding polyamine ABC transporter substrate-binding protein, whose product MRPLKSILPVALSVLFSAAAQAEPQVSVYNWTDYIGETTLADFQSKTGIKVIYDVFDSNETLEGKLLAGRTGYDVVVPSNHFLARQVKAGAFMKLDRSQLPNWKNLDPKLLELLEKNDPGNAHSVPYLWGTNGIGYNVDKVKQVLGIDHIDSWAVLFEPENLKKLNQCGVSMMDSADEVFPAILNYMGMDPRSENPEDYKKAEAKLLSIRPYITYFHSSKYVSDLANGDICIAFGYSGDVFQAANRAKEARNGVNIAYAIPKEGANLWFDLLAIPADASNAKEAHAFINYLLDPQVIAKVSATVGYANPNPAAKPFMDQELVNNPEVYPPQSVLDKLYISSTPPQAIMRLMTRSWSKVKSNK is encoded by the coding sequence ATGCGTCCATTGAAATCCATACTTCCCGTCGCGCTGAGCGTGCTGTTCAGTGCAGCAGCCCAAGCCGAGCCCCAGGTCAGCGTCTACAACTGGACCGACTACATTGGCGAAACCACCCTCGCCGACTTCCAGAGCAAGACCGGGATCAAGGTGATCTACGACGTCTTCGACTCCAACGAAACCCTTGAAGGCAAACTCCTCGCCGGCCGGACCGGTTACGACGTGGTAGTGCCGTCCAACCACTTCCTCGCCCGTCAGGTAAAGGCCGGCGCGTTCATGAAGCTCGATCGTTCACAGTTACCAAACTGGAAGAACTTGGACCCGAAACTGCTTGAATTGCTTGAGAAAAATGATCCCGGCAATGCGCACTCGGTGCCTTACCTGTGGGGCACCAACGGCATCGGTTACAACGTCGACAAGGTCAAGCAAGTGCTCGGCATCGACCACATCGATTCCTGGGCCGTGCTGTTCGAACCCGAAAATCTGAAGAAGCTCAACCAGTGCGGCGTGTCGATGATGGACTCCGCCGACGAAGTGTTCCCGGCCATCCTCAACTACATGGGCATGGATCCGCGCAGCGAAAACCCTGAGGACTATAAAAAGGCCGAAGCCAAGCTGCTGAGCATTCGCCCGTACATCACCTATTTCCATTCCTCCAAGTACGTCTCGGACCTCGCCAATGGCGACATCTGCATCGCGTTCGGTTATTCCGGCGATGTGTTTCAGGCCGCCAACCGGGCCAAGGAAGCCAGGAACGGTGTGAATATCGCCTATGCCATTCCCAAGGAAGGCGCCAACCTGTGGTTCGATCTGCTGGCGATTCCGGCCGACGCGAGCAACGCCAAAGAGGCCCACGCCTTCATCAATTACCTGCTCGATCCGCAGGTGATCGCCAAGGTCAGCGCTACCGTCGGCTACGCCAACCCGAACCCGGCGGCCAAGCCGTTCATGGATCAGGAATTGGTCAACAATCCTGAGGTGTATCCGCCGCAATCGGTGCTCGACAAACTCTACATTTCCTCGACCCCGCCCCAGGCGATCATGCGTCTGATGACCCGGTCGTGGAGCAAAGTGAAGTCGAACAAATGA
- a CDS encoding MlaD family protein yields MKSSASDEPRAPGQAPIKTRRFGISLVWIVPIVAVLVGISLVIHNILQEGPTITVTFKTGDGLTANKTEVRYRNVVIGHVSEVELADDHRNVNATIKLAKQAEAFTREDSQFWVVRPRIGAGGVSGIDTLLSGDYIGADIGQANTRAKNFKGLENPPPITYGEPGKRFTLHTTDLGSLDIGSPVYYRKIPVGQVVSYALDPDGKGVNIEVFVHSPNDAYVTENTRFWNASGIDINVGANGFAVKTESLSTLLVGGIAFRAPDYSPNDTPAGDDKNFELFANQAAALAPPDGKAQYLALRFDQALRGLKVDAPVEFLGIEIGRVVAVNLDFDEVKRTFPVNVGIVIYPQRLGRAHAKILKTYHGDENDEATGARLLGTFVENGLRAQARNGNLLTGQLYISLDFYPKAPKVAFDPTARPITIPTVPGSLEQLQEKLEAMVNKINALPVERIASNLDGNLVELRKGLKQFNAKTLPGVQSTLADVSKTLQSANSTLAEDSPQREQLTETLDELGRMSRSLRELSDYLGRHPESLIRGRPDNAAPLDLKGPPRN; encoded by the coding sequence ATGAAGTCGTCAGCCAGCGACGAGCCGCGAGCACCCGGTCAGGCGCCGATCAAAACCCGCCGTTTCGGCATTTCGCTGGTGTGGATCGTGCCCATCGTCGCGGTGCTGGTGGGCATTTCGCTGGTGATCCACAACATCCTGCAGGAAGGCCCGACCATCACCGTCACCTTCAAGACCGGCGATGGCCTGACCGCCAACAAGACTGAAGTCAGGTACCGCAACGTGGTCATCGGCCATGTCTCGGAAGTCGAACTGGCCGACGATCACAGAAACGTCAACGCCACGATCAAACTGGCCAAACAGGCCGAAGCCTTCACCCGCGAGGATTCGCAGTTCTGGGTGGTGCGCCCGCGCATCGGTGCCGGCGGTGTCTCGGGCATCGATACGCTGCTGTCGGGCGACTATATCGGCGCTGACATCGGCCAAGCGAACACTCGGGCAAAGAACTTCAAAGGCCTCGAGAATCCGCCGCCGATCACCTACGGCGAGCCGGGCAAGCGCTTCACTCTGCACACCACCGACCTCGGCTCGCTGGACATCGGCTCGCCCGTTTATTACCGCAAGATTCCCGTCGGCCAGGTGGTGTCCTACGCGCTGGACCCGGATGGCAAAGGCGTCAATATCGAAGTCTTCGTGCATTCGCCCAATGACGCCTACGTCACCGAAAACACCCGCTTCTGGAACGCCAGCGGCATCGACATCAATGTCGGCGCCAACGGCTTTGCGGTGAAAACCGAATCGCTGTCGACCTTGCTGGTCGGCGGCATCGCTTTCCGCGCGCCGGACTACAGCCCCAACGACACGCCGGCCGGCGACGACAAGAATTTCGAACTGTTCGCCAATCAGGCCGCCGCCCTCGCCCCGCCTGACGGCAAAGCGCAGTATCTGGCGCTGCGGTTCGATCAGGCCTTGCGCGGGCTCAAGGTTGATGCGCCTGTGGAGTTTCTGGGTATCGAAATCGGCCGGGTGGTGGCGGTCAATCTCGACTTCGACGAGGTCAAGCGCACCTTTCCGGTGAATGTCGGCATCGTCATTTATCCGCAGCGACTCGGCCGCGCCCACGCGAAAATTCTCAAAACCTACCATGGCGACGAAAACGACGAAGCCACCGGCGCGCGTCTGCTCGGCACTTTCGTTGAAAATGGCCTGCGCGCCCAGGCACGCAATGGCAACCTGCTCACCGGGCAGTTGTATATTTCGCTGGATTTCTACCCCAAAGCACCAAAAGTCGCTTTCGACCCTACGGCACGGCCAATCACCATTCCGACCGTTCCTGGCAGCCTCGAGCAATTGCAGGAAAAACTCGAAGCCATGGTCAACAAGATCAACGCGCTGCCGGTGGAACGCATCGCCAGCAACCTCGACGGCAATCTGGTCGAGCTGCGCAAAGGCCTGAAGCAGTTCAATGCCAAGACCCTGCCGGGCGTACAGAGCACCCTCGCCGACGTCAGCAAGACCTTGCAGTCCGCCAATTCGACTTTGGCCGAGGATTCACCGCAACGTGAGCAGCTGACCGAGACCCTCGACGAGCTCGGGCGCATGTCACGCTCGTTGCGTGAACTGTCGGATTACCTCGGTCGCCACCCTGAGTCGTTGATTCGCGGGCGCCCGGACAACGCCGCGCCGCTGGATCTCAAAGGGCCGCCACGCAATTGA
- a CDS encoding PqiC family protein yields MALPLKITVLAAVVLLCACRSDPISFHTLTPAQPAVSRNGTDIAIESISVPPQVDRAQIVIRQGNSGVAILETDWWSATLADELRGALTDQLSSGVGQQRASVRIDVQRFDSIPGQYALIDVKWRVRPLSAADAALLSCRSVLQTPSGPGIDELVTAQQNNVKRLAAQIAQGASGSRCPPQV; encoded by the coding sequence ATGGCTTTACCGTTGAAGATCACCGTGCTCGCTGCTGTCGTACTGCTCTGCGCGTGTCGCAGCGACCCGATCAGCTTTCACACCCTGACACCGGCGCAGCCGGCTGTCAGTCGCAACGGCACCGACATCGCCATCGAAAGCATCAGCGTGCCGCCGCAGGTCGATCGCGCGCAAATTGTCATCCGCCAAGGCAACAGCGGCGTGGCGATTCTGGAAACCGATTGGTGGAGCGCCACTCTTGCCGATGAGTTGCGCGGTGCCTTGACCGATCAACTGAGCAGCGGCGTCGGCCAGCAGCGCGCCTCCGTGCGTATCGACGTGCAGCGCTTCGATTCAATTCCCGGCCAGTACGCCTTGATCGACGTGAAATGGCGAGTGCGCCCGCTGAGTGCGGCGGACGCGGCGCTGCTGAGCTGTCGCTCGGTGTTGCAGACGCCTTCAGGGCCGGGCATCGACGAACTGGTGACCGCGCAACAGAACAACGTCAAACGTCTCGCTGCGCAGATCGCGCAAGGTGCCAGCGGCTCGCGCTGCCCGCCGCAGGTCTGA
- a CDS encoding tyrosine-type recombinase/integrase, whose product MRYVLQDAADRLGFEDVDIEDIPWHGLQPEDVVALVAALRADGYAPNTSSLYVNAVRGVMNEAWRMSLISQDHLLKMRSVKGIAGTRLSQGRNLKRTLIHELMEVCAADPRPQGLRDAAVIALLYGTGMRKSESVDLDLSQVDFKERSLTVTGKGNKQLIKYAPAWAFAKLDAWLELRRSQLKEGESDDAFLFNRIRRGSHITRERITKHAIYYIARQRGTQVGVKIMPHDFRRSFITRVIEEHDLSIAQKLAHHSNIQTTANYDVRDDNERRRAVDRFDL is encoded by the coding sequence ATGCGCTATGTGCTGCAAGATGCCGCCGACCGTCTTGGTTTCGAGGACGTCGATATCGAAGACATCCCTTGGCACGGCCTGCAACCGGAAGACGTGGTGGCGCTGGTCGCCGCTTTGCGGGCCGACGGTTATGCACCGAACACCTCGTCGCTTTACGTGAACGCGGTACGCGGGGTGATGAACGAAGCGTGGCGCATGAGCCTGATCAGCCAGGATCACCTGCTGAAAATGCGCTCGGTCAAGGGCATCGCCGGCACACGGCTGTCCCAGGGGCGCAACCTCAAGCGCACGCTGATTCACGAACTGATGGAAGTCTGCGCTGCCGACCCACGACCACAGGGCTTGCGTGATGCGGCGGTGATTGCGCTGTTGTACGGCACCGGCATGCGCAAGTCGGAATCGGTGGATCTGGATCTGAGTCAGGTCGACTTCAAAGAGCGCAGCCTGACCGTCACCGGCAAGGGCAACAAACAGCTGATCAAGTACGCGCCGGCCTGGGCCTTCGCCAAACTCGACGCCTGGCTGGAACTGCGTCGTTCACAGCTCAAGGAAGGCGAGAGCGACGATGCGTTTCTGTTCAACCGCATTCGCCGGGGCAGCCACATCACCCGCGAGCGCATTACCAAACATGCGATTTACTACATCGCCCGCCAGCGCGGTACGCAGGTCGGGGTGAAAATCATGCCCCACGATTTTCGGCGCTCGTTCATCACTCGGGTGATCGAGGAGCACGACCTGTCGATCGCACAGAAACTGGCGCATCACAGCAATATCCAGACGACCGCCAACTACGACGTGCGCGACGACAACGAGCGGCGGCGGGCGGTGGATCGCTTCGATTTGTAA
- a CDS encoding UDP-glucose/GDP-mannose dehydrogenase family protein — protein sequence MKITVFGSGYVGLVQAAVLAEVGHEVVCMDVDAQKIEQLRQGHVSIFEPGLASLVREGLDSKRLQFTTDERLAVLHGRVAFIAVGTPSREDGSADLRYVLAVGDAIARHREQPLIVVEKSTVPVGTGDALRSHIEKALIKVGRLLQFDIVSNPEFLKEGSAVADCRRPDRIVIGCEGADVRDVMRDLYAPFNRNHERILFMDLRSAELTKYAANCMLATKISFINQIAELAEHLGADIEAVRQGIGADTRIGYHFIYPGCGYGGSCFPKDMRALIHSAEQAHCSSDLLQAVEAINQRQKHKLFERINAFYRGDLRGRTFALWGLAFKPNTDDMRDAPSRVLLEALWAAGASVRAFDPEAMLQTQNLYPDEAKLMLMGTPESVLAGADALIICTEWQQFKAPDFELIKQRLNSPVIFDGRNLYDAERLARNGFQYFPMGRGESCRLPITLRQRPAASDVA from the coding sequence ATGAAGATCACGGTGTTTGGCAGTGGTTATGTCGGTCTGGTGCAAGCGGCGGTGCTGGCCGAGGTCGGTCACGAGGTCGTGTGCATGGATGTCGACGCGCAGAAGATCGAGCAGTTACGCCAGGGCCACGTCAGTATTTTCGAGCCGGGGCTGGCCAGTCTGGTGCGTGAGGGCCTGGATTCGAAACGCCTGCAATTCACCACCGATGAACGACTCGCGGTGTTGCACGGGCGTGTGGCCTTCATCGCGGTGGGTACGCCGTCACGGGAGGACGGTTCGGCCGATCTGCGCTACGTGTTGGCGGTTGGCGACGCGATCGCCCGGCATCGTGAGCAGCCATTGATTGTGGTGGAAAAGTCCACGGTGCCGGTGGGCACAGGTGACGCTTTGCGCAGCCACATCGAAAAGGCACTGATCAAGGTCGGCCGCCTGCTGCAGTTCGATATTGTCTCCAACCCGGAATTTCTCAAGGAAGGTTCAGCGGTTGCTGATTGCCGGCGGCCGGATCGTATCGTCATCGGTTGCGAAGGCGCAGACGTGCGCGATGTGATGCGCGATCTGTACGCGCCGTTCAACCGCAACCATGAGCGCATCCTGTTCATGGACCTGCGCAGCGCCGAGCTGACCAAATACGCCGCTAACTGCATGCTGGCGACCAAGATCAGTTTCATCAACCAGATCGCCGAACTCGCCGAGCACTTGGGTGCGGACATTGAAGCAGTGCGCCAGGGCATCGGTGCCGATACGCGGATCGGCTATCACTTCATCTATCCGGGTTGCGGCTACGGTGGCTCGTGTTTTCCCAAGGACATGCGCGCGCTGATCCACAGTGCCGAGCAGGCGCATTGCTCCAGTGATCTGCTGCAAGCGGTCGAGGCGATCAACCAGCGGCAGAAGCACAAGCTCTTTGAGCGCATCAACGCGTTCTACCGGGGTGACTTGCGCGGCAGGACCTTTGCCTTGTGGGGCCTGGCGTTCAAGCCCAACACCGACGACATGCGCGACGCGCCGAGTCGGGTGCTGCTCGAAGCATTGTGGGCTGCCGGGGCCAGCGTGCGCGCGTTCGATCCGGAAGCCATGCTGCAAACCCAGAATCTCTATCCAGACGAAGCAAAACTGATGCTGATGGGCACGCCGGAATCGGTACTGGCCGGCGCCGATGCGCTGATCATCTGTACCGAATGGCAACAATTCAAGGCCCCGGATTTCGAGCTGATCAAACAACGGCTCAACAGCCCGGTGATCTTTGACGGCCGTAACCTTTACGACGCCGAGCGTCTGGCACGCAATGGCTTTCAGTATTTCCCGATGGGCCGTGGTGAATCGTGCAGGTTGCCGATCACATTGCGGCAGCGGCCGGCGGCGTCTGATGTAGCCTGA